ATCGCGCGATCTTCGGTTCCCCGGTGCCGGCACTGGGACAGCAGGCCCTGTCGAACTACCTGGCCAGTGGCGAGCTGCGGCGCCACATCCAGCGGATGCGCCGCGAGTACCGGCGCCGCCGGGAACTCATCGTGGCGGCCTTCCGCGATGCTCCCCACGCCCGACTCACGGACATGTCGGGCGGGCTGCAGGCCGTGCTGCGCACCAACGTCCCGGGCTCCCGGATCACCCGGCGGCTGGCGGCCCGGGGCGTGCTGGTCAGCGACCTGGCCCAGTTCTGGGGGCCCCATGCCCCGGCGATGGACGGCATCGTCTTCGGTTTCGGGTCGGTGGACACCCCGACCCTGCGCCACGTGCTGCCGATCATCCGCCGGGCCTGCTCATGATCCGGTGCCCCGCTGACGTGCCACCCCGCCGACCTGCCACCCCGCCGACCTGCCACCGGGCCGACCAGCCGCGTGGCCCGGTCCCTGACGCCGACATGACCGGCGAACTGCCAACAGGACAATCAAACAGCGGGCCTTAGTAGGGTGAGGACGTGAACTCCACACATCGAAGCTCGGCGAAATCCAAGCAGACCCCGCCGGCGCAGTCCGCACCCCTGACGCCACCCGTGCCGTGGGTCAATCCCCTGATCGATCCCGAAGACCGTCGCATGCCCCGCATTGCGGGCCCCTGTGCGCTGGTCTTCCTCGGCGTCAGCGGCGACCTGTCACGCAAGAAGCTGCTGCCGGCCGTCTACGACCTGGCCAATCGTGGCCTGTTGCCGCCGGGGTTCGGCCTGGTCGGTGTGGCGCGTCGCGACTACACCGACGCCCAGTTCGCCGAGATCGTCAAGCAGGATGTGCGCGAGAATGCTCGCACGCCCTTCCGCGAGGAGACCTGGAAGCAGTTGGTCACCGGGATCCGCTTCGTGTGGGGTGACTTCGACGACGAGGGCACCTTCAAGCGCCTGCGGTCCACCCTCGATGAGCTCGACAACAGGCAGGGCGCCGACGGCAACCATGCGTTCTACCTGTCCGTGCCACCGCGGATGTTCGAGGTGGTCGTCGACCAGCTGGAGAAGTTCGGCATGGTGGACCAGTCGCAGGGCTGGAAGCGCGTGGTGATCGAGAAGCCGTTCGGCCACGACCTGGCCAGTGCGAAGGACCTCTACCGGGCGGTGTCGAAGGCCTTCCCGCCCGAGTCGGTGTTCCGGATTGACCACTACCTGGGCAAGGAGACGGTGCAGAACCTGCTGGCCCTGCGCTTCGCCAACCAGATGTTCGAACCGATCTGGAACAACAACTACGTGGGCCATGTGCAGATCACGATGGCCGAGGACATCGGCATCGGCGGTCGCGCCGGCTACTACGACGGCATCGGCGCGGCCCGTGACGTGATCCAGAACCACCTGCTGCAGCTGATGGCGCTGACCGCCATGGAGGAGCCCAACAGCTTCGAGGCCAACCAGATCTCGATCGAGAAGCAGAAGATCCTCGCCGCGGCCACCACTCCGCGCAACCTCGACATCCACACCGCCCGCGGCCAGTACGCCGAGGGCTGGCAGGGTGGGCAACTGGTGCCCGGATACCTGCAGGAGAAGGGCATCCCCGCCGATTCGCACACCGAGACCTATGCGGCCATCCGGGTGGACCTGGGCACCCGGCGCTGGGCCGGCGTGCCGTTCTACCTACGGGCCGCCAAGCGCATGCCGCGGCGCGTCACGGAGGTGGCACTGGTGTTCAAGCGGGCACCCCACCTGCCCTTCACCAACACCGAGACCAGCGAACTGGGCACCAATGCCCTGGTGATGCGCATCCAGCCCAACGAGGGCGTGTCAATGCACTTCGGCGCCAAGGCGCCGGCGACGGCCATGGAGATCCGCCAGGTGAGCATGGACTTCGCCTATGCCGATTCGTTCAACGAGTCGATCCCCGAGGCCTACGAGCGGCTCATCCTTGACGTGCTGCTCGGTGAGCCGCCCCTGTTCCCCCGCCAGGAAGAGGTGGAGCTCAGCTGGCAGTTGCTCGATCCGGTGCTCCAGCACTGGGCCGAACAGGGCCCGCCCGAGCAATATGCGTCGGGTACCTGGGGCCCGAACTCGGGCATCGACATGCTCAAGCACGATGGCTTCACCTGGCGCAGGCCGTAGGAGACCGATCATGATCATCGAACTCACCAATACGAATTCGTCGGAGATTGCCGACGCCGCCATGAACGCCCGTCGCAGCACCGGACTGGCGTCCGGCCTGGTGATGACGCTCATCGTCGTCAGCACCCCGCAGCAGTACACCCGCGCCTTCGATTCGGCCCAGGCGACTGCCGCGGAGCATCCGTCGAGGATCCTCATGGTGGTGAACAGCAAGTCGACCAAGACCGCCATGGACGCCGAGATCCGCGTCGGCGAGGGCGTGCCCGGCGACATCATCACCCTGCGCCTGGCCGGCGAGCTCGTGGGCCGTGGCGACTCCGTGGTGCTCCCCCTGCTGCTCCCCGACCTGCCGGTGGTGGCCTGGTGGCCCGGACGCGGCACCGAGTTCCCCGCACAGGATCCGATCGGACGCATGGCGGATCGGCGCATCACCGACGCCACCAACGCCGACGACCCCGTCGGCACCCTGGTGGCCCGCGCCCGCGGCACCCACAGCGCCCAGGACACGGACCTGTCGTGGACCCGGCTCACGCGTTGGCGGGCCCTGGTGGCCTCGGCGCTGGACCAGTGCCGTCGCCCCGTGACCTCGGCGATCGTCGAGGCGGTGGAGGACAACGCGCCCGCCGCGCTGATGGCCGCCTGGCTCGACGTGCGACTGGGCGTTCCGGTGACGGTGAACACGTCCATGGGCCCGGGGATCACCGCGGTGCGCCTGGTCACCGACGCCGGCGAGGTGGCCGTACGTCGCGTGAAGAGCAGTGATGCCGAGTACATCGTGCCCGACCAGCCGCTGCGCACCGCTGCCCTGATCCGGCGCCCCGTGGTCGACCTGTTGTCCGAGGAGTTCCGCCGGCTGGGACCCGATGACTCCTATGAGCGCGCCCTCAACCGGTTGGGAGAGCGAGCCGGATGATGGCGCCGCCCATGACGAGCGCACCGCGCGTGCTGCGTTACCTGGACAACGAGGAGTTGACCACAGGTGCCGGCACGCTGCTGGTGTCGGCCCTGGCCGAGATGCAGCGCCGTCAGGAATATGTGAACCTCTGCCTGTCGGGCGGGCCCACCGTGCTGTCGGCGCTCACCCACTTCGCGGCGTTGGCGCGCACCGGTGCCTTCGATGCCTCCCGGCTGCAGCTGTGGTGGGCCAGCGAACGCTTCGTCACCACCACCGATCCGGTACGCAACTCCGTGCAGGCCCTCAGCATCCTGGCCGGCGCCGTCACCCTGGTGCCCTCCCAGATCCACGCCATGCCCTCACGCACCGGCAAGACCGACCCGGACGATGCCGCCTATGCCTACGCGAAGGACATCGGCGACACCCAGTTCGACATCACCATGCTGGAGTTGGGCGACGACGGCCACATTGCCTCGATCTTCCCCAACCACCCCAGCTATGCGGTGCAGTCGACCACCACCCTGCAGGCTGTGGGGGTGGCCGATGCGCCCATGGATCCCCCCGAGCGGGTGACCCTGACCCTGCCGGCCATCAATCGTTCGCGCCAGGTGTGGATGCTCGCCTCCGGAGCGACCAAGCAGGACGCGCTGGCCGGATCGCTGCGCGGCGAGTCCCGCTACCCTGCCAGCCAGGCCCACGGGGCCGACTGGACACTGTGGTTCGCCGATCAGGACGCCGCCGGGGAGCTCCCCTGCTTTCGTTGCGATCTGTGAATCCCCCACGCTGAGGCCCCGCCGGTAACCCTGCGGACAAGCCCGCACCGGGGAGAATCCCCCCTCGCGCTGCGGCGCCCTGCGCAGGGGTGCTGCGACCCGGCACACAGGACAGTTGGCCCGGACGCGGTTCGGCCCGACGCAGCGCAGCGGAGTTGGACACAGCACAACCAGACACGGCGCAGTAGGACACAGCGCAGCCAGACTCAGCGCAACCGGACTCAGCGCCGCCGGACGCAGTTCGGCCCGGACACTGGCATATCACCGTGGTGTCCGGGCCGAACCGTTTGTACTGGCCTGTGGGGGCTCTGCGTCCCTAGTAGATGACCTCACCGCGGTCGCGGCGGTCCTTCAGGTGCGCCAGCGCCTCCGACAGGATCGCCTGGGCCTCCTTGTCGCTGCGACGCTCCTTCACATAGGCGAGGTGCGTCTTGTACAGCTGCGTCTTCGGCGGCGGCGGCGGGTTCTTGGGGTCCCGATTGGCCGGGAGACCGCACTTCATGCACTCCCAGTCATCGGGAACGGCGGCCTCGGAGGCGAATGAGGGACGCGTCACATGGCCGTGCGCGCAGTAATAGGAAACCTGGATGCGGGGTGCGACCTCGCCGCGCTCCGCCTCCCCCATGGGACCTGCACCGACACGGCTGCCGCGGATAGCGCTGCCACTTGACACTGGATTGTGCTCCTTGCTGAGTCTTGATGAATTCAGACTTCAAGAATGAAGCCTACAAGGGGGGGTTGACGGTCAGCCGATGTGCTTGTAGAGCACAAGCAGGCCGAGGATGCAGGCAACCCACAGAAGACCGATGATGACGGTGAGCCGATTGAGCATTCGCTCCGCTGCCGAGGTGCCACCTGTGGAGGTGGACATTCCACCGCCGAACAGGTCACCCATGCCACCACCCTGACTGCGGTGGAGCAGGATGAACGCCGTGAGCACGAAGCTGAGGACAATGAGGACGATCGACAGGGTAATCGTCGGCCACGTCATAAGTGGAACTAGCATCACTTGGCAATGTTAACCCACCGTGGCGGTTTACCCGAACCGACGCTGTGCCACCACGGGCCGGGAAAGGGCCCGACAGCGCCGTGGCTGCCGGGCCCCTCACACAGTGATCGGGCAGCTGATCAGGCCTGTGCCATCGCGTAGAAGCGCACGATGGCGGCGAAATCATCGGCCTTGAGGCTGGCGCGACCGACCAGTGCGCCGTCGATGTCGGGCTTCGCCATGATGGCCGCCACGGTGCCGGGCTTCACGGAGCCGCCGTACTGGATGCGCACGGCGTCCCCGGTCGGGGCGTCGTACAGGTCCGCCACGGCGGCACGGATGGCGCCGCAGACCTCCTGGGCGTCCTCGGGGGTCGCCACCTCGCCGGTGCCGATGGCCCAGATGGGCTCATAGGCGATCACCAGGGAGGCAGCCTGCTCGGCCGTGATGCCGGCCAGCGCGCCGGTGACCTGGGCCAACACGTGCTCGACGTGCTTGCCGGCCTTGCGCACCTCCAGGCTCTCGCCCACGCAGATGATCGGCGTCAGGCCGGCGTCGAGGGCCTTGCGGGCCTTCGCGTTGACGACCTCGTCGGTCTCGGCGTGGTACTCGCGCCGCTCCGAGTGCCCGACGACCACATAGCTGCAACCCAGCTTGGTGAGCATCGACGAGCTGATGTCGCCGGTGTAGGCGCCGTCATCGTGGGGCGACAGGTCCTGCGCGCCGTAGACGATCGGCAGCTTGTCGCCCTCGACGAGCGTCTGCACGGTGCGCAGGGCGGTGAACGGCGGGATCACCACGCATTCGGACTGCTCGGGGTCGTACCCCTTGTCGGCCAGCGTGAACGCCAGCTTCTGCACCAGACCGACGGCGTCGATGTGGTTCAGGTTCATCTTCCAGTTGCCCGCCATGATCGGCTTGCGTGCCATGCTTAATTCTCCTTGTCCAGGACTGCCAGACCCGGCAGTTCCTTGCCCTCCAGATACTCCAACGAAGCGCCACCGCCCGTGGAGATCCAGCTGAACTGATCATCGGTGTATCCGAACTTGCGTACTGCTGCGGCCGAGTCGCCGCCGCCGATCACGCTGAATGCGTCGCCGGTGGCCAGTGCCCTGGCGATCGCCCTGGTGCCGTTGGCGAGCTCATCGATCTCCGAGACGCCCGCGGGCCCGTTCCAGAACACGGTCCTGGCGCCGGCGATCTGCTCGGCGAACAGCTTCTCGGTCGCGGGACCGATGTCGAGGCCCTCCTGGTCGGCGGGGATGTCGTCGACCGACACCACCGAGACCGGGCCGTCGACGGTGCGGGCGTCCAGGTCCATGCCCTTTGCCACGCGCACGTCCACGGGCAACAGGATCGACTTGCCGGCCGCCTTGGCGTCGGCCAGGTAGCCACGGCAGGCGTCGACCTTCGAGGCGTCGAGGATCGATCCGCCGACCTGCTTGCCCTGGGCCCTGAGGAATGTGTACGCCATGCCGCCGACAATGATCAGGGTGTCGGCCACCTTGAGCAGGTTGTCGATGACGGCCAGCTTGTCGGCCACCTTCGCGCCGCCCAGCACCACCACATAGGGGCGCTCGGGGTCGTGGGTGATCTTCGACAGCACCGACACCTCCTTGCCCACCAGTTCACCGGCCGCGCTCGGCAGCAGCTTGGCGATGTCGTAGACGCTCGCCTGCTTGCGATGCACCACGCCGAAGCCATCGGAGACGAAGTAGTTGCCCAGCTCGGCGTACTTCTTGGCCAGCTCCATGCGCTCGGCGTCGTCCTTGCTGGTCTCGGCGGGCTCGAAGCGCACATTCTCGACCAGGGCGATCTCGCCGTCGTTGAGGTTCGCCGAGGCCTTCAGCGCCGACAGCCCGACGGTGTCGGTGGCGAACTCGACGTGCTGGCCGAGCAGGTCGGCGAGCCGCTTGGCGACCGGGGCCAGCGACAGCTTGGGGTCGCGCTTGCCCTTGGGGCGGCCCAGGTGGGCCATCGCGGTGACGCGGGCACCCTGGCCCAGCAGTGCCTCGAGGGTGGGCAGCGCTGCCCTGATACGTCCGTCGTCGGTGATTTCCTCACCCTTGAGTGGCACATTGAAGTCGCAGCGGATGACGACGCGCTTGCCGCGCAGGTCACCGAGATCCGAAAGGGTTCTCACTGTTCATCTCCTGAAAACTGGTGGTTGATGTTGTCGATGGTGGACGCCGGCCCACCGGCCGATCGTGCAGGATCGGGAGCCCGGTGGTCACGCCCCGATACCCACACAGGGCGCGCCAGCCGAAGCCAGCACGCCCTGTGTGATCACGGTATTGAGTTGTGGATCAGAGCTTGTCGGCAACCAGCTCGGTGATGTCCACCAGGCGGTTGGAGTAGCCCCACTCGTTGTCGTACCAGCTCAGCACCTTCACCAGGTTGCCAATGACCTTGGTCTCGCTGGCATCGAAGATGCTCGAGTGCGGGTCAGTGACGATGTCGGTGGAGACGATCGGGTCCTCGGTGTAGGCCAGGATGCCCTTGAGCGGGCCCTCGGCGGCCTTCTTGACGGCGGCGTTGATCTCCTCGACGGTGACCTCGCGACCCGGGATGAAGCTCAGGTCGGTCAGCGAGCCGGTGGGAACCGGTACGCGGACGGCCAGGCCATCGAACTTGCCCTTGAGGGCCGGAATCACCAGGGCAACGGCCTGGGCGGCACCGGTCTTCGTCGGGATCAGGTTGATCGCGGCAGCGCGGGCGCGACGCAGGTCCTTGTGCGGGGCGTCGAGCAGGCGCTGGTCGCCGGTGTAGGCGTGGATCGTGGTCATGACGCCACGCTCGATGCCGAACTCATCCTCGAACACCTTGGCCAGCGGGGCCAGGCAGTTCGTGGTGCAGGACGCATTGCTGATGATGTTGTGCTTGGAGGTGTCGTACTCCTGCTCGTTGACGCCGATCACGAACGTGGCGTCGACATTCTTGGCGGGAGCCGAGATGATGACCTTCTTGGCGCCGGCCGCGATGTGGGCCTTGGCCTTCTCGCCATCAGTGAACAAGCCGGTCGACTCGACGACGACCTCGACGCCGAGATCCTTCCACGGAAGGTTCGCGGGGTCGCGCTCCTCGCACACCTGGATCTTGTGTCCATCAACGGTGATCGAGTTGTCGTCGTAGGTGATCTCGCCCGGGAAACGGCCGAGGATCGAGTCGTACTTCAGCAGATGGGCCAGCGTCTTCGTGTCGGTCAGATCGTTCACGGCGACGATGTCCAAGTCCGCCTTCTGATCCACCATCGCACGGAAGAAGTTACGGCCAATGCGGCCGAAACCGTTGATACCAACCTTGACGGTCATATAGACGATCCCTTCACGGTTCTTAAGTCTGTGCTCAGGCATCAGACAGGTGTTGTTGACAACCTCCAGCCTATCCGTGCGGGAGCCTGCAAGGAATGGTGCGGAGCAAACAATCAGTCGGTTGAACGTTGTTGCTCACGCAACAACCGGGTCTGCAACGGACTGCAGCACTCCTGTACCGCAAATACCAGCCCAATGCCAGCGACGAGCGTAGCCAGCAGCGTGATCAGCATGTCGGGACGCTGCGTGATCAGGGGTCCGGTGAACGGGAACTGGAAGGCCAATCCGGCCAGGGCGGGCATCACGGTGGCGACGACCACCGGGACGAGCACCTCCCGGCGACGGATCGCCGTCAGCAGGCCGCGCGGGGCCCCGGCGACCGACAGGGTGCGGGCGTCCCCGATGCGGTCCAGGATCTTGGCGGCCTGGTTGAGTCCCGACGACACCGCCGTGAGCAGGAAGGCGATGGACAGCGTCAACAGCACGCCCTGGCGCATGTCGCCCAGCAGCACGACCATGTCCTGGTCGGAGTCCGAACCGTTGCCGAACAGCGGCAGCATGGCGGTGAAGGAGGCGAGGAAGCTCGCCATCGACAACGCACCCACGGCCCGCCAGGTGGCCTTCGGTGCGTCGGCGATCCGCCGCCCGGCAATCAGCGAGGCCGCACTGTTGGCCCGCGATGCCATTGCATTGCCCAGCCACTGCACCAGCAACGGCCCCACGAAGTCGACCCCCGCGAGCAGCGCCGCCAGGGCGAGCACGATGGATCCGACGACCACCACGAAGCCGGTGTCGCTGATCAGCTGGCCGGCCACGGCCCAGCCCACGACGATCACCAGCGGAACGATCAGCCGGGCCTTCTTCAGCCCGGGGGCGGCCGTGCGCCGCACGACACCCAGCGGGGAGATCGCCACGCGCTGCAGGCCGATCACGGCCGAGGCAGTGGCGATCACCAGCACGGCGAGGCTGACCAGCCCCAGCCCGAGCGGCCCGATCCACATCGCTGCGGCGCTGAGCGCCTGCCCCTCGAAGTGCAGCGGCGACCACAGCGGCAGGGTGGCCAGGTAGACCACCGTGCCGCCCACCACGCCGACCAGGGCATGCCCGAATGCCTCGATGACGCCGATGGTGCGCACCTCGGCGGGACTGCCGCCCAGCAGCCGCACGATCGACAGCCGGCGCGCCCGGCGCAGCGCCCCCATCCGGGCCGCGGCCGCGCACAGCACCACGAGTGGCGCGATGAGCACCGCCCCCGCCAACATCGCCAGCAACACGTAGATGCCCGAATTGTCGGCCTGGAAGCGGTTCGATGGATGACGGTCGTGGTCGACGAAGACCATGACCCCTGCGGCGACCGACAGGGCGAGCGCCTGCACGACGGCGTACGCCACGACGGACAACACGGTGAGCACCCCGCGCGCATCACGGGCCGAACCCCCACGGCCGGGGCGCGTCACGAGCGCGGCGACCCTGACAAGTGATTGCGGCCTCATCGCAGTGACTCCCCCGGGGTCATGCCGGCTTCCGTGGCGGTGTCGGCGATGATGTGGCCATCACTCATCGTGACCGTCCGCGAACACCACGCCGCCACACCCGGATCATGGGTCACCATCACCAACGATGCCCCATTTGCTGACACAGAACTCGTCAGCACTTCCATCACCTCCCGGCCGGTGCCCTGATCCAATGCACCCGTCGGCTCATCAGCAAAGACCACCCCCGGTCCATGCACCAACGCCCGGGCAATTGCCACCCGTTGCGCCTGTCCACCCGAAAGTTGGCCCGGACGCCGTTGCTCAATCCCGGCCAGGCCGAACCGGCCCAGCCACTCATGGGCCCGCGCCACGGCCTCGCGACGGGACAGACCCGCCATGATCAACGGCAGCGCCACGTTCTCCTCGTTTGTCAGCTCCGGCAATAGCTGGCCGTCCTGGAAGACAAAGCCAAAGGACGACAACCGCAGAGCACTGCGTTCGGCATCCGATAGCGCTCGGATGGACCCTCCCTTGAGGAGGACATCCCCCTCGTCCGGAAGCAGGATGCCCCCAAGCACATGCAGGAGGGTCGATTTTCCGCAGCCAGAGGGTCCCATCACGGCCACGGTTTCGCCGTGCCGAATGGCCAGGTCAACACCAGCCAGTGCGGAGACCGGCCCATAGTTCTTGACCAGGCCTACGGCGCTCAGAACGTCGCGTGGATCATCGGGACTCATCATGGACCCAACGATTCACGCCACGACCCTCACCGCGCATCAGGCCCCGGGTGGATCCTCGGGTACTACCGCTCGGTGAGCATCTCCGGCGTCAGCGCCGCCTCGGTCGTAGGGACGCCACGATCGGTGGCGGTCTTGTCGGCCAGCGCGAGGAGCCGGCGGATGCGTCCGGCCACCGCGTCCTTGGTGAGGGGCGGGTCATTGAGGTGCCCCAACTCCTCGAGGCTCGCCTGGCGGTGCGCCAGGCGCAGTTCGCCGGCCGCCCGCAGGTGATCGGGAGCGTCATCCCCGAGGATCTCCAGGGCGCGTTCCACCCGGGCGCTGGAGGCCACGGCGGCGCGAGCCGAGCGCCGCAGGTTGGCGTCGTCGAAGTTGGCGAGCCGGTTGGCGCTGGCACGCACCTCCCGGCGCATCCGGCGTTCCTCCCAGGCGAGCACGGACTCGTGAGCCCCCATGCGGGTGAGCAACGCCGAGATCGCGTCGCCGTCGCGCACCACGACCCGATCCATCTGGCGCACCTCGCGCGCCTTGGCACTGATTCCCAGGCGACGTGCGCAGCCGACCAGCGCCAGGGCGGCCTCTGAGCTGGGACAGGTGACCTCCAGGCCCATGGAACGGCCCGGCTCCGTCAATGAGCCCCGGGCCAGGAAAGCCCCGCGCCAGGCGGCGACCTGGTCCTGCATGGATCCACCGACCACCTGGGCGGGCAGTCCCCGCACGGGACGCCGGTGCTGGTCGATCAGCCCGGTCCGACGTGCCAGAGCCTCACCGTGGCGCACCAGGCGCACCACATAGCGGGTGCGCCGACGCAGCCCGGAGGCATTGACCACCACCACCTCGGAATCGAAGCCGTAGAGCTCCGCGAGCGCGGTGCGCAACCGCCTGGCCGCGTTGCCAGAATCCAGTTCGGCCTCGATGACGATGTGGCCACTCACCACGTGGATGCCGCCGGCGAAACGCAGCATGGCGGCCACCTCGGCGGCACGCGCCTCGGGCTTCAGCTCCCCAACGGTCGCCAGCTCCGCCTTCACCTGCTGTGTCAGTGCCATCAATCTGTCCTCGTTGTCCTTCTCGTCGTCACCAATGGGGCTCTCACATCTCAAGGTCTGCCTCGGCGCCGCCCATCACCTCGCGGTAGACGGCGGCGAGCCTCAACCGATCATGCCGTGCCGTGTGGTCGTGCATCGCCACATCATCCACGACGAGATCGGCCCCGAGCGTTGCACATGTCTCGGCCAACGCCGCATCCGAGGCGGCGAAGGCCTCGTCGGCGACCACTGTATTGAGTCGCAGGCCGGGAGCATGCTCGGCGATCAGTTCGATGTGGCGGCTGGGCGAGAAGCCGGCGGTCTCCAACCCCGAGGTCACATTGAGCGTCAGGATCTTGTGGGCCGGGCTGGCGATGATGGCGGCCGCCAGCTGCGGGATGAGCAGATGCGGCAACACGGAGGTGAACCACGAGCCGGGCCCCAGCACGATGTAGTCGGCCCGCTCGATGGCGGTGAGCGCCTGCGGGCAGGCGGGCGGGTCGGCGGGCAGCAGGCGGATCGCCTGCACCCGGCCGTTGGTGGAGGCCACCATGTGCTGGCCACGCAGCACGTGCACCTCGTTGGGGAATTCGACCTCCAG
The window above is part of the Propionibacterium freudenreichii subsp. freudenreichii genome. Proteins encoded here:
- a CDS encoding ABC transporter ATP-binding protein, which encodes MMSPDDPRDVLSAVGLVKNYGPVSALAGVDLAIRHGETVAVMGPSGCGKSTLLHVLGGILLPDEGDVLLKGGSIRALSDAERSALRLSSFGFVFQDGQLLPELTNEENVALPLIMAGLSRREAVARAHEWLGRFGLAGIEQRRPGQLSGGQAQRVAIARALVHGPGVVFADEPTGALDQGTGREVMEVLTSSVSANGASLVMVTHDPGVAAWCSRTVTMSDGHIIADTATEAGMTPGESLR
- the pgl gene encoding 6-phosphogluconolactonase — encoded protein: MTSAPRVLRYLDNEELTTGAGTLLVSALAEMQRRQEYVNLCLSGGPTVLSALTHFAALARTGAFDASRLQLWWASERFVTTTDPVRNSVQALSILAGAVTLVPSQIHAMPSRTGKTDPDDAAYAYAKDIGDTQFDITMLELGDDGHIASIFPNHPSYAVQSTTTLQAVGVADAPMDPPERVTLTLPAINRSRQVWMLASGATKQDALAGSLRGESRYPASQAHGADWTLWFADQDAAGELPCFRCDL
- a CDS encoding phosphoglycerate kinase, producing MRTLSDLGDLRGKRVVIRCDFNVPLKGEEITDDGRIRAALPTLEALLGQGARVTAMAHLGRPKGKRDPKLSLAPVAKRLADLLGQHVEFATDTVGLSALKASANLNDGEIALVENVRFEPAETSKDDAERMELAKKYAELGNYFVSDGFGVVHRKQASVYDIAKLLPSAAGELVGKEVSVLSKITHDPERPYVVVLGGAKVADKLAVIDNLLKVADTLIIVGGMAYTFLRAQGKQVGGSILDASKVDACRGYLADAKAAGKSILLPVDVRVAKGMDLDARTVDGPVSVVSVDDIPADQEGLDIGPATEKLFAEQIAGARTVFWNGPAGVSEIDELANGTRAIARALATGDAFSVIGGGDSAAAVRKFGYTDDQFSWISTGGGASLEYLEGKELPGLAVLDKEN
- the whiA gene encoding DNA-binding protein WhiA; the protein is MALTQQVKAELATVGELKPEARAAEVAAMLRFAGGIHVVSGHIVIEAELDSGNAARRLRTALAELYGFDSEVVVVNASGLRRRTRYVVRLVRHGEALARRTGLIDQHRRPVRGLPAQVVGGSMQDQVAAWRGAFLARGSLTEPGRSMGLEVTCPSSEAALALVGCARRLGISAKAREVRQMDRVVVRDGDAISALLTRMGAHESVLAWEERRMRREVRASANRLANFDDANLRRSARAAVASSARVERALEILGDDAPDHLRAAGELRLAHRQASLEELGHLNDPPLTKDAVAGRIRRLLALADKTATDRGVPTTEAALTPEMLTER
- the secG gene encoding preprotein translocase subunit SecG is translated as MTWPTITLSIVLIVLSFVLTAFILLHRSQGGGMGDLFGGGMSTSTGGTSAAERMLNRLTVIIGLLWVACILGLLVLYKHIG
- the tpiA gene encoding triose-phosphate isomerase, producing the protein MARKPIMAGNWKMNLNHIDAVGLVQKLAFTLADKGYDPEQSECVVIPPFTALRTVQTLVEGDKLPIVYGAQDLSPHDDGAYTGDISSSMLTKLGCSYVVVGHSERREYHAETDEVVNAKARKALDAGLTPIICVGESLEVRKAGKHVEHVLAQVTGALAGITAEQAASLVIAYEPIWAIGTGEVATPEDAQEVCGAIRAAVADLYDAPTGDAVRIQYGGSVKPGTVAAIMAKPDIDGALVGRASLKADDFAAIVRFYAMAQA
- a CDS encoding RNA polymerase-binding protein RbpA — translated: MSSGSAIRGSRVGAGPMGEAERGEVAPRIQVSYYCAHGHVTRPSFASEAAVPDDWECMKCGLPANRDPKNPPPPPKTQLYKTHLAYVKERRSDKEAQAILSEALAHLKDRRDRGEVIY
- the gap gene encoding type I glyceraldehyde-3-phosphate dehydrogenase, coding for MTVKVGINGFGRIGRNFFRAMVDQKADLDIVAVNDLTDTKTLAHLLKYDSILGRFPGEITYDDNSITVDGHKIQVCEERDPANLPWKDLGVEVVVESTGLFTDGEKAKAHIAAGAKKVIISAPAKNVDATFVIGVNEQEYDTSKHNIISNASCTTNCLAPLAKVFEDEFGIERGVMTTIHAYTGDQRLLDAPHKDLRRARAAAINLIPTKTGAAQAVALVIPALKGKFDGLAVRVPVPTGSLTDLSFIPGREVTVEEINAAVKKAAEGPLKGILAYTEDPIVSTDIVTDPHSSIFDASETKVIGNLVKVLSWYDNEWGYSNRLVDITELVADKL
- a CDS encoding glucose-6-phosphate dehydrogenase assembly protein OpcA is translated as MIIELTNTNSSEIADAAMNARRSTGLASGLVMTLIVVSTPQQYTRAFDSAQATAAEHPSRILMVVNSKSTKTAMDAEIRVGEGVPGDIITLRLAGELVGRGDSVVLPLLLPDLPVVAWWPGRGTEFPAQDPIGRMADRRITDATNADDPVGTLVARARGTHSAQDTDLSWTRLTRWRALVASALDQCRRPVTSAIVEAVEDNAPAALMAAWLDVRLGVPVTVNTSMGPGITAVRLVTDAGEVAVRRVKSSDAEYIVPDQPLRTAALIRRPVVDLLSEEFRRLGPDDSYERALNRLGERAG
- the zwf gene encoding glucose-6-phosphate dehydrogenase; the encoded protein is MPRIAGPCALVFLGVSGDLSRKKLLPAVYDLANRGLLPPGFGLVGVARRDYTDAQFAEIVKQDVRENARTPFREETWKQLVTGIRFVWGDFDDEGTFKRLRSTLDELDNRQGADGNHAFYLSVPPRMFEVVVDQLEKFGMVDQSQGWKRVVIEKPFGHDLASAKDLYRAVSKAFPPESVFRIDHYLGKETVQNLLALRFANQMFEPIWNNNYVGHVQITMAEDIGIGGRAGYYDGIGAARDVIQNHLLQLMALTAMEEPNSFEANQISIEKQKILAAATTPRNLDIHTARGQYAEGWQGGQLVPGYLQEKGIPADSHTETYAAIRVDLGTRRWAGVPFYLRAAKRMPRRVTEVALVFKRAPHLPFTNTETSELGTNALVMRIQPNEGVSMHFGAKAPATAMEIRQVSMDFAYADSFNESIPEAYERLILDVLLGEPPLFPRQEEVELSWQLLDPVLQHWAEQGPPEQYASGTWGPNSGIDMLKHDGFTWRRP
- a CDS encoding gluconeogenesis factor YvcK family protein yields the protein MSGGELPSVVALGGGHGLSASLSALRQVTDQLTAVVTVADDGGSSGRLREEFGGLPPGDLRMALAALCGDDHNGRRWASVLQSRFRSEGPLDGHAVGNLLIEGVWQAISDPVRGLGLVGELVDARGRVLPASTEPLNIEADVLGLEVEFPNEVHVLRGQHMVASTNGRVQAIRLLPADPPACPQALTAIERADYIVLGPGSWFTSVLPHLLIPQLAAAIIASPAHKILTLNVTSGLETAGFSPSRHIELIAEHAPGLRLNTVVADEAFAASDAALAETCATLGADLVVDDVAMHDHTARHDRLRLAAVYREVMGGAEADLEM